A stretch of Pseudobdellovibrionaceae bacterium DNA encodes these proteins:
- a CDS encoding group II truncated hemoglobin: MSEPAPLFYDRLGGEAGLRKIVTSFYLLMDTLPEVRVVRDMHPPDLTSSAEKLFMFLSGWSGGPNLFIEKHGHPRLRARHMPFVIRKSERDQWMICMVAAVDSVGLAEPVRTEFLHAMLHTADFMRNHPEEGETK; this comes from the coding sequence ATGAGTGAACCCGCACCCCTTTTTTACGACCGCCTGGGCGGCGAAGCCGGCCTTCGTAAAATCGTGACCTCGTTCTATCTGCTCATGGACACGCTGCCGGAAGTCCGCGTCGTCCGTGACATGCACCCGCCTGACCTGACCTCCTCGGCCGAAAAGCTTTTCATGTTTTTGTCGGGCTGGTCCGGCGGGCCGAATCTGTTCATCGAAAAGCATGGCCACCCCCGACTACGCGCACGTCATATGCCCTTCGTGATCCGTAAATCCGAGCGCGATCAGTGGATGATCTGTATGGTCGCGGCGGTGGATTCCGTCGGCTTGGCCGAGCCCGTACGTACGGAATTTCTGCACGCCATGCTCCACACCGCCGATTTTATGCGAAATCACCCGGAAGAGGGCGAAACGAAGTGA
- a CDS encoding D-alanine--D-alanine ligase, with amino-acid sequence MSKTKLVLFFGGRSAEHEVSVVSARNISRALSEDKFELSFVGIRDTGDWVLLKKAFIPDALKRVEELPAADVDPVSLGCEGGRPHLFFTRGSEKRPVDVAFPVLHGTYGEDGSIQGLFRVMRLPFVGCGVTSSAVGMDKDFLKRLLNEAKIPNAPFMLITPKNNPGFDALEKTLGLPFFIKPANAGSSVGVHKIKSRADFDKNLADAFQYDRKILAEKFMKGREIEISAFGPTEDCKVSLPGEVIPQHEFYSYEAKYLDPNGAAYKIPVEMTPEELATIQKIAKDTYRVLGCEGMARIDFFMTGPNQFHINEINTLPGFTSISMYPKMWEASGWGYKDLIHALIDDALTKARTEDALKTQFPRG; translated from the coding sequence ATGAGCAAAACGAAGTTGGTTCTCTTTTTCGGCGGTCGGTCCGCGGAACACGAAGTCTCGGTCGTCTCGGCCCGCAATATCTCGCGCGCCCTCTCGGAAGACAAATTCGAGCTGTCCTTCGTCGGCATCCGCGACACGGGGGACTGGGTCTTGTTGAAAAAAGCGTTTATCCCCGACGCGTTGAAACGCGTCGAAGAGTTGCCCGCAGCGGACGTCGACCCCGTCTCTTTGGGGTGCGAGGGCGGCCGCCCCCACCTGTTCTTCACGCGCGGTTCGGAAAAACGTCCCGTCGACGTGGCCTTCCCCGTCCTGCATGGCACCTACGGTGAAGACGGGTCCATTCAAGGCCTCTTCCGCGTGATGCGTCTGCCCTTTGTCGGCTGCGGCGTCACCTCGAGTGCGGTCGGCATGGACAAAGACTTTTTGAAGCGTCTGCTGAACGAGGCGAAAATTCCGAACGCCCCCTTCATGCTGATCACGCCGAAGAACAATCCCGGCTTCGACGCTTTGGAAAAAACGCTGGGCCTGCCGTTCTTCATCAAACCCGCGAACGCGGGATCCTCGGTAGGCGTGCACAAAATCAAATCGCGCGCGGACTTCGATAAAAATCTCGCGGACGCCTTCCAATACGACCGCAAGATCCTGGCCGAGAAATTCATGAAGGGCCGCGAGATCGAAATCTCGGCCTTCGGCCCCACGGAAGATTGCAAGGTCAGCCTGCCGGGCGAAGTGATTCCCCAGCACGAGTTCTACTCTTACGAGGCGAAGTATCTTGATCCCAACGGCGCGGCCTACAAAATCCCCGTCGAGATGACTCCCGAAGAGCTCGCCACGATCCAGAAGATCGCCAAAGACACCTACCGGGTGCTCGGCTGCGAGGGCATGGCCCGCATCGATTTCTTCATGACGGGACCGAATCAGTTTCACATCAACGAGATCAACACGCTGCCGGGTTTCACCTCGATCAGCATGTACCCGAAGATGTGGGAAGCGAGCGGCTGGGGCTACAAGGATCTGATCCACGCCCTGATCGACGACGCTTTGACCAAGGCCCGCACGGAAGACGCGCTCAAAACCCAGTTCCCGCGCGGTTGA
- the elbB gene encoding isoprenoid biosynthesis glyoxalase ElbB, with the protein MSTKRIALVLSGCGNKDGSEITETVALIVGLSRKGAELHFFAPDQNFQSLNFLTNENSGERNMMIEGARIARSKIKPLKELNADGFDALVFPGGAGAARNLSSWHEKGAQCVVNVDVRRVIEEFYKKELPIAAVCIAPVLLARVLGPKGITITLGADNEATAEARKTGANVETCPVDDYITDRVHKIITTPAYMHGDSKPHQVYDGIQGLTQELLEMA; encoded by the coding sequence ATGAGCACCAAGCGCATCGCCCTCGTCCTGTCGGGTTGCGGAAACAAAGATGGCAGTGAAATCACCGAGACCGTCGCCTTGATCGTCGGTCTTTCGCGCAAAGGCGCGGAACTGCACTTCTTCGCCCCCGATCAAAATTTTCAGTCCCTCAACTTCCTCACCAACGAAAATAGCGGTGAACGCAACATGATGATCGAGGGCGCACGCATCGCGCGCTCGAAAATCAAACCGCTCAAGGAACTGAACGCGGACGGATTCGACGCGCTGGTTTTCCCCGGCGGTGCGGGCGCGGCCCGCAACCTTTCCTCTTGGCACGAAAAGGGCGCGCAGTGCGTGGTGAACGTCGACGTCCGCCGCGTGATTGAAGAGTTCTACAAAAAGGAACTGCCGATCGCCGCCGTCTGCATCGCGCCGGTCCTTTTGGCGCGCGTTTTGGGACCGAAGGGCATCACGATCACCCTCGGTGCCGACAACGAAGCCACGGCGGAAGCCCGTAAAACGGGCGCCAACGTCGAGACCTGCCCGGTCGACGATTACATCACCGATCGCGTCCACAAGATCATCACGACCCCCGCGTACATGCACGGCGACTCCAAACCGCATCAAGTGTACGACGGGATTCAGGGACTGACCCAAGAACTGCTGGAGATGGCATGA
- a CDS encoding GNAT family N-acetyltransferase, whose protein sequence is MEGPRSPTENEFDRVLDFLNGQLRPDSQWSIAQEYPTALSTTNLHNMRIITENERILSHAVLKPLIVKTPHVVLKVGAIGSVVTDESARGQGLSTKIMNSCLDEAVRQNCDIAVLWTEIHDFYRRIGFELAGFEQTFFIENQLEVTGAKLAFRTTTQVDPEAIYRLMQKHTVMTHRSLEEVRRFLQIPNSTLYTAWSLDGRLEAFAVEGKGADLRDYVHEWAGSVSSLLQLFNFILMTKNRPFTVIAPRHSQSLAQAFEARDVLRVDGHLGMIKALNRPSLMAKVQRALGAYGGLPAEVDQLNDADFIRLLFGPHDEALTPILDFNPRIREILPLRFWLWGWDSI, encoded by the coding sequence ATGGAAGGACCCCGTTCTCCGACGGAAAACGAATTTGACCGTGTCCTGGACTTTTTGAACGGCCAGCTGCGTCCCGATAGCCAATGGTCCATCGCCCAAGAGTATCCGACGGCCCTGTCGACGACCAACCTTCACAATATGCGAATTATTACAGAGAACGAACGTATTCTCTCGCATGCGGTTCTGAAGCCCCTGATCGTCAAAACCCCTCACGTGGTGCTGAAGGTCGGCGCGATCGGCAGCGTCGTTACCGACGAATCCGCACGCGGCCAGGGCCTTTCGACGAAGATCATGAACTCGTGCCTGGATGAAGCCGTTCGCCAGAACTGCGACATCGCCGTCTTATGGACCGAGATTCACGACTTCTACCGCCGTATCGGCTTCGAACTCGCGGGCTTCGAACAGACCTTCTTCATTGAAAATCAACTGGAAGTGACCGGCGCGAAGCTCGCGTTCCGCACGACCACCCAGGTCGATCCCGAGGCCATTTACCGGCTGATGCAAAAGCATACGGTCATGACCCACCGTTCGTTGGAAGAGGTCCGCCGCTTCCTGCAAATCCCGAATTCGACCCTGTACACCGCATGGTCCCTGGACGGCCGACTGGAAGCCTTCGCGGTCGAAGGCAAGGGCGCGGACTTGCGCGACTACGTTCACGAGTGGGCCGGCTCGGTTTCGTCGCTGTTGCAGCTCTTCAACTTCATCCTCATGACCAAAAATCGCCCCTTCACCGTGATCGCTCCCCGCCACTCGCAAAGCCTGGCCCAGGCTTTCGAGGCCCGGGACGTTCTACGTGTCGACGGGCACCTCGGCATGATCAAAGCTTTGAATCGCCCCTCCCTGATGGCGAAAGTACAACGTGCGCTCGGCGCCTACGGAGGCCTACCGGCCGAGGTCGACCAGCTGAACGACGCGGATTTTATCCGCCTTCTGTTCGGACCTCACGACGAAGCGCTCACCCCCATTCTTGATTTCAACCCTCGCATCCGCGAAATTCTGCCCCTGCGCTTTTGGCTCTGGGGCTGGGACTCCATATGA
- a CDS encoding ferredoxin yields MADLSLKWKQNMHGKMFVDQSCIACDACVLAAPDNFKMDEDEGHAFVSKQPASAEEEAACKEAMDGCPVEAIGDFGEQEEA; encoded by the coding sequence ATGGCAGATCTGTCGTTGAAATGGAAACAAAACATGCACGGCAAGATGTTCGTGGATCAGTCTTGCATCGCGTGCGACGCCTGCGTTCTGGCAGCCCCCGATAATTTCAAGATGGACGAGGACGAAGGCCATGCTTTTGTCTCGAAACAGCCCGCTTCGGCCGAAGAAGAAGCCGCTTGTAAAGAGGCCATGGACGGATGTCCAGTCGAAGCCATCGGTGACTTCGGTGAGCAAGAAGAAGCCTAA
- the nth gene encoding endonuclease III, with protein sequence MLLSRNSPLRPKKKPLVKRPWTDVQSKPSVTSVSKKKPKILSAAVKPKTAAKKPTKARKLPPPKSRKALPIRETLERLREAYPDAHCELDHRNAFELLAATILSAQCTDVRVNMVTPELFRRFPTPLAMSEAPLEELEELVRTTGFFKNKAKSLKGMATAIVTRHAGEVPRTLEELVELSGVGRKTANVVLGNAFGIASGVVVDTHVSRISQRFGWVKGGSAEAIERELNEMIPRADWIMTPHLLIFHGRRVCKAPTPRCEECFLFDACPRREVK encoded by the coding sequence ATGCTTTTGTCTCGAAACAGCCCGCTTCGGCCGAAGAAGAAGCCGCTTGTAAAGAGGCCATGGACGGATGTCCAGTCGAAGCCATCGGTGACTTCGGTGAGCAAGAAGAAGCCTAAAATTCTGTCCGCTGCGGTCAAACCCAAGACGGCCGCGAAAAAGCCGACCAAGGCCCGGAAACTTCCACCCCCGAAAAGTCGCAAAGCCTTGCCCATTCGGGAAACCCTGGAGCGCCTTCGCGAGGCCTATCCCGACGCTCATTGTGAGCTTGATCATCGCAACGCTTTCGAACTTTTGGCCGCGACGATTCTTTCCGCCCAGTGCACGGACGTGCGCGTGAATATGGTGACGCCCGAGCTCTTCCGTCGGTTCCCCACGCCGCTCGCGATGTCCGAGGCGCCGCTTGAGGAGCTCGAAGAGCTCGTGCGCACGACGGGGTTCTTCAAGAATAAAGCGAAAAGTCTGAAAGGGATGGCGACCGCGATCGTCACCCGACACGCCGGTGAAGTTCCCCGGACGCTGGAAGAGCTGGTCGAATTGAGCGGGGTGGGGCGCAAGACCGCGAACGTGGTCCTCGGGAACGCGTTCGGCATCGCCTCGGGGGTGGTGGTGGATACCCACGTCTCGCGGATTTCACAACGCTTTGGCTGGGTGAAAGGCGGCAGCGCTGAGGCCATTGAACGCGAACTGAACGAAATGATCCCGCGCGCGGATTGGATCATGACGCCTCACCTGTTGATCTTCCATGGCCGTCGCGTTTGCAAAGCCCCCACACCGCGATGTGAGGAATGCTTCTTGTTTGACGCTTGTCCGCGCCGAGAGGTTAAATAG